Within Brachyhypopomus gauderio isolate BG-103 chromosome 4, BGAUD_0.2, whole genome shotgun sequence, the genomic segment TGCTGAGACTCTGTTAAAGCTACTAACCATATTTAGTTGGttttgggcaacacggtggcttggtggttagcacgtttgcctctcagcactggggtcttgggttcaagtccctatctgagtggagtttccatgttctccctgtgtttgcgtgggtttcctccgggatctccggtttcctcccacagtccaaaaacatggaggttaggtaaattggcagtcaacaaaaaattctccctgagtgtgtgtctgtgtctctatgttcaataaaaagtagtgtctgtgtacgtgcgtgtgtgtgcttgtatgcccagtggtggatggtgctctgccactagggtctgtcctctctccccttcctgcaccccattcagtcccccagggggctgtggcttccggtagagagtacgctgtgcgcaattggctgccgcttctcgccggtgtgtgtgtgattgattgtctgtgacttgtacctgtgttaaattgtaaagcgccttgggaatctggaaaaggcgctatataaatcgaacattcattcattcattcattcatttagaaTTTCTGATGGTAAATGATGCGTTGATGGAAACTTGATTTGTAATGACTTTTTTATTTTCCAGATCATTTCAGTCCACCACATCACCCCCTTGTTATGTCTACCTGCTGCGTTATAGTAACCCGAAACCTAAACTGAACATCAGTAAAACCACACACTGGGAGACTTGATCAAACCTATGTGTGAAGTATCTGGAATGTTCTAGACTCTATAAAGTGTTCATCCTGGTTCATCTAGACTGACAGTTCCTAAAACAAACTAGAGAAACATCTTATCTTATCTTGATTTACAGTTAACAGTATCTAGGTTTAGAGTTAAAAGCAGCGATGGCGTGCTGACGACATCCAATATGCTGGGTACCTTTTGTCCTGCGATAGTCCTGCAGGCTCTTTATTTTGTTGTCCCAATCTTTGGTCTTGAGCTTTGCCAATTAAACTATGGCAGACAGGAGATGCATATTCCAAATGCCAATGTTTGTTGGAGaatgctggtgtgtgttggagaacgctggtgtgttttggagaacgctggtgtgtgttggagaactctggtgtgtgttggagaactctggtgtgtgttggagaactctggtgtgtgttggagaactctggtgtgtgttggagaacgctggtgtgttttggagaaggctggtgtgtgtgggagaacgctggtgtgttttggagaacgctggtgtgtgttttggagaacgctggtgtgttttggagaacgctggtgtgtgttggagaatGCTGCTGTGTGCTGGAGAAGGTGAGTAGCCCAAGAACATTTGTGATGAAGGTCTGTTTTTGTCCTCCCCCCTTTCACAGGTCACGTTCCGTACACGGATCTATCACTGCAACATTAACAGTCAGGGAGTGATCTGTCTGGACATCCTGAAGGACAACTGGAGCCCCGCGCTCACCATCTCCAAGGTCCTCCTGTCCATCTGCTCCCTGCTCACAGACTGCAACCCTGGTGAGCTTCCGCTCGCAGCAGCGCAGAGATCTTCATCAGCCACGTCAAGATTCCTTTGCAGATTAAAATGGTTTTTAGATTTCTAAAAGTTCTAAAGTAAAGAGGTGAGGAAGCATCGTTTCATGTTAGACACTTGCAGTATTGAAACATGTCATTTCCAGCCTCTCTGTTAACATGGCTAAGCCAGCACATCACTGATGCTGCGTCTGATGCTGCGTCTGATACTGCGTCTGATCCGAATGCCACACCGTTCATGCAACATGTGCTTCTCTGAAGTATGTAGATTACACCAGTGGCGAATGGCTTCAAGGCCCAAAATGGTGACCGCTGTAGCGGGTGGATGTGGGGTGTGTAGTCTTTGCTGTTGGAAGTGCAGAAGGAATCTCGAGTGGCTACTGACAGAGTCACATTCAAATGTGACGAGTCTGCAGGGGAGGGACCCGCCCACCGCGGCCAACCAATCAAAACATACAAGCGAAATCTGAAGGTAGCAGCAGCTGTGCAGTCCccccttcccacacacacacacacacacacacacacacacccaaggaCAGGCAGCGGAGCAGGTTCTCCAGGTATTTGGTGGAGGATGCTACAGGAGCGTGGGCAGGGCGAGGTCTTTCCCAGAACTCCCCGTCTGAAGGTCACTCACAGGGAGCGTGCTGTCCTGCACACGGGCTGGAGCCGAGTCTGCGCTTTGGCAGGCGCCGTCCTTAATCCGATCAAGGCTCAGCGTTCTCCACCTGCTCTGCAGAAGGGTGGTGCCTGGTGGGGGTGATGGGCGGTGTGTGTCGGTTGGGGTTCAGCGGAGTGTGTGAGCACTGCCTCGTGTGGGTGCTCGTTAAGGTATGGAAGCTGGTCTGTGGGTCGTGAGTGAAGATGAcgagctgtgattggtcagcggTGAGGCGGGTGGAGGAAACCTCTCATTCGCTCTCATGAAGACTCTCATCTTCACCTTCATCGTAGTAGTGAGCGATCGTTAAAAACAGGCTACACTTCACTTCCCTCTTTCAGATCCTctgttggtgggtgtgtgtgtgtgtgtgtgtgtgtgtgtgtgtgtgatgcatgtcTGTAAATGTGTAAGGTGCATTTATGCCTGCAGTCTGTGTGGGCACAGTGTGTGACTGCGCATgggtgtgcgcgcgcatgtgtgctAAGTGTATTTTTAGAGTgtatacactgtgtgtgtgtgtgtgtgtgtgtgtgtgtgtgtgtgtgtgtgtgtgtgtgtgtgtgtgtgtgtgtgtgtgtagctgagtCAGCTGTGAGTGCTGAGAAATGGAGCTGGCTGTTGAACCCCCTGTAGTTGCCCGTCACtgcagtcagtgtgtgtgtatgtgtgtgtgtgtctataatcCTCTTCCACTTTCCAACACTATTAAAGCTCCTTCTGTtacacactgtgtgtgagtgactatGAGCTCCACTGTGTGCTGATCACCAGGTGTAACTTCTGCCCTACCTGGGGCAGGTGTAGCTGCGCTATGACTTGTAGAATTTGCCCTTCACTCTGGCGCAGTCTCTGTGCTACGTGGTTCCTGAGTCACCGGCGAGTCCATGTTCTGTGTTTCTGGGCTTTCACAACACTCAGTTCCTCCCGTCAGTGCTGCTGAGGTCCGAATAAAAGAAACATTCCTGTTGATGTCTGTGTACCGCTGTCATGGTAATGAACACGATCCGTTTGTTCACTCACGTACTACTGATTGAACAGTATCATGAATGTTTCATAAAGGTCCTCTGTAAATAAACCTAATCATCACCACAATCATCACCATTTCTCTTGGTGttggtattattattaataaaagtAATGGTAATATATGAACTAGCAGTAATGATAATGGTAACATTAATAGTAAAGTGACTGTAAACAGTAATGATAATGGTAACATTAATAGTAAAGTGACTGTAAACGTAACAGTAATGATAATGGTAACATTAATAGTAAAGTGACTGTAAACATAACTAATGATAATGGTAACAATAATAGTAAAGTGACTGTAAACGTAACAGTAATGCTAACGGTAATAGCACTAGTAACAGAGCTGgtagtggttgtggttgtgttgcTAGGTCAAGATACACAGTACTTAGCCGTGACACAAAACGTCTCAGCGGTTCCATCCCAGCTGTGGTGCTAATGGCCAGACGTCTAGCGCGCTGTGGGAGGACGTTGTCCATATGTCTGTTTTGAGATTACTTCACCAAACATCAGGCCAGATGTACTGAAAATATCGTGTTAGTGCTTTTTTGATGGATATGTAGAGAGAAAGATGGCTAGGGTTATTGGTATTTACCAGTTATATATTTTGGGCAGTAAATACCCTCAAATTAACACCAACTTTCTGCATAATTAACCTCAAAGCAAATATTCGGTTTCATCTGGTCTGAGACATGACCCCACATGTCTCTTTTAGATTTTTTGTTTATTCTCTCTTTTACTCCATGCAGTCTGTTCAGTCAGTCTGTTTTATCTGTTCAGTCAATCTGTTCTGTCTCTTCAGGTTTGCTCTGCTCCGAGTGTCTAATTGCAACAACCTAACTATACTTTTACACTATTTCCAAGTCTTACAGTGGTTTATAGTCATTACAATTATACAATTATAGTAATAAGgacaaaatcataaaaactgccatctctctctccccccctccctctctctctctctctctctctctctctctctctctctttctcttttcagCGGATCCTCTGGTGGGGAGCATAGCCACTCAGTACTTGACCAACAGAGCAGAACATGACAGGATAGCTCGACAGTGGACCAAGAGATATGCCACATAGACGCTAACAGGCCCCGCCCAGCCCTCCCTCCATCCACTCGCCCACGAGACTCCGCCCACCGAGACCCCGCCCTGCTCCTACGCCCCTCCCAGTCTCCAGCAGGCCTGATCGGAGCCAGGAGAGGCAACTTTACAACGTGCAGCAAATCTTTATAACCTTTACAATACGGacttgtgtgtatatgtcctgcGGATTCTACCCTGTTCTTGTACCCAACATGGACTGGGGAACACAGACCCGAGGCTCCTGGTGTAGTTTTGTAGCTCTAGGGTTAGCTGTGTTTAAATGCCTACCTGCCAGTCTTGCTTCTTTGGGatattaaaaaatgtattttgtgaTGTAATAAGGAAACTTCCTAAAGTCAAACAAATATTCTGATGCATTGTAGCCGACTCCATTATCTGTATGAGGCTGAAACATGGATAAGTATTTAGTTGTAGAACACCGTCCTTCCTCCGAGCCCCAGACCCGCAGTTCTGTGAAACATgatgttgtgaatctgttctacCGTTGTCACTTTGTAATGAAGAGAAACTCATTGAACGTTTTGTAGCTCAGCTGAAATGAGCCAACGTGTAATATCCCCTCATACACAATAAAAAAGggaataggtgtgtgtgtgcgcgtgtactGACGTTgacgcagtgtcgtgtgctgtGTTCAGGacctctccactacacctgtgTCCCCTACACCTGTATCCCCTACCTGGCACACTCAGACTGGCCTTGTTTACTGCCTATTTTAAACAACGTTTAATAAAGTCATTGGACGACATTTTCGTGTCATCCAAACACGACCATCAGTTGTAAAACGTGTTTTTCCAAGAGTAGTTTCCTGTCACCTTTTGCAGCTGATGGTGGTGTTAGTATGAACACCCACaccttgttttttttattaacaaaGTGATTTTATTAAAGATTGTTTAAACATTTCATTACCTGGATGTCTTACAAAGTGGCTTGACATCGATCTGTTTCATGCGTGTTTCCAAGTTATCGAGTCGGGGGCTTTTAAGTGTCTCCTTCagagatgtcagtcatgtcatgctCTTTTTCCCTtgtcttttttcagtttttccatatctctctctctctctctctccctccccatcccTCCCACCCCTTGGGTGTTTTGTGGAGAGTGAGATTAATTCTGGTCAGTAGAGAACGTGTCAGATTTACATCCAGGAGAAGTGTGTGCAGGCTGATGTCTACCACCCTCTTGTGGCCGCTCTTTGAATGGCGCACTGCAGGTGATAGAGTGGAGAGACTGAGCAAGCTGTTGGGTTGAGCTTATGAGCCACAGTTTCCTGTCATTTCAGTGGAACTGCATGATGTGTTTGGACTCCAAGCTGTGCTGTTGTGCATTTTTATGACTTGTGTCCTGTCCTTGataaaatgtgtgtgcgtgtccggtgtgtgtgtgtgtgtgcacttgttcTTTGGAAAAGCTGGTGTTCGTAATTTTTTCGGTTTCTGTAACCCTGTGTAACACTTCACTATgcacagacacaggcagacGCTTCAAGGACTACTGTTGTAATGAGCGCTCTCTGAGGTGTGATTTCTCTCTCAAATCTCACAGAGCTGTAAACAAACAACCACTGTGACCTCAGAGTTGAGGCACTGAGACCATCTCCAACACATTTGCTCATGATGAGTGTAAACATGCAGTCGCTGTTGGTCCAGGACCTGCGTGCTCCGAATGGCAGGTGTGAAACCTCTTCTGGCGTGTCCGTGCGTGCTCAGCAGGGATCCATTATGGTGTCGGGCTGTTCCAGACGTCCTGCGCGTGGATGGACTCGGGCTGCGTTGGCACCGCTGACGGGAGCGAGGTTCTCCACTCCGTGGATGGAACACCACCTCCTCGTCCGTCTCCCGTGAGTGGGGCTCCATTTTACCACCGGGCTACTCCACAATGCTCTCTGTCCCACCTCCGCTGACTGGTTAACCCTGAGGATTTTGCCCAGAATCATGGTTCTACAAGGTCCGATTCACCTCATCAGATGTGTTAAAGCCCTTGACGTGGAGCTGAGTTGGGCGGTGGGCCCACGACACAGTACGGTACACGCAGTACACAGTACTGAGGGGCTACAGTACACGCTGTATCTCTGAGGGGCTTCAGTACACGCTGTATCTTTGAGGGGCTTCAGTACACGCTGTATCTCTGAGGGGCTTCAGTACACGCTGTATCTCTGAGGGGCTTCAGTACACACTGTATCTCTGAGGGGCTTCAGTACACGCTGTATCTCTGAGGGGCTACAGTACACGCTGTATCTCTGAGGGGCTTCAGTACACGCTGTATCTCTGAGGGGCTACAGTACACGCTGTATCTCTGAGGGGCTACAGTACACGCTGTATCTCTGAGGGGCTTCAGTACACACTGTATCTCTGAGGGGCTTCAGTACACGCTGTATCTCTGAGGGGCTTCAGTACACGCTGCTGATGAAGGTCTTGGAGCAGGAGCAGCTGTTGCACTGGCCCGCACACGTCCCGCACCGCCACACGAGGGAGACAGAGCACTACACGTAGCTTTCAGCACTGGGCCTGCAGAAGGGCAGACACCTCTCAGATGAGCACGCTCCCTAGTACAGCACCAAGGGCTGCTCCACCAGAACCAAGCCTATTCCGAACAGCTCTGATGATACGGTAACTTTCCAACCTAGCTTGACCCAGAGCGAACGTGGTCTTGTCTCTTTGGTGTTCATATTATCTTGCTTGTGTCCATCAGGACCTGATGTTAACAGCTGATGCTTTTAGACATTATCATTTATTCAAATCCTGTTATCTAAAGAAAGTAAGTGAGGAAAGGATGCATACAGGGTGGGGGGTGATGATGGCACTCATTTAattatcttacacacacacacagggccccTGGAAGACCCAGTCTttaaccttatactgcagattcgcacgcctggtggccatttttaacatttttgacatagttcacattaaaactagatatctcaagttgtacatataggaaaattatcattcatggctcaaactgaagtaggcagttgggggaacatattaatacacttcaatatcatattcacataatttggtttattttagagcctctattgcagatgctaatatgccaggaatgtcacaaatgctgacttgaacttgaacatgactggaatgtatattcacatagttattcaaatgtggtatcagaaattacaataaatttcgctagggtcttttctaacaacacagaaaaaatggagcaaatccatgcaagcattgaaaagttattcagctttatccaaggtatgtcaagtgcaccacacccatgtctaaatatgccacacccgacacacaccattagccaactaagctaacatgccaacaaattccttacacgaaaccgaggagctacgacaaacaacaatgctgcacatattacagcaagaccagaaaattccaatgactaaatttcatgtccaaatatgaacgttatgatatcatatttatgtccaatatagtccgacagcataagctaggttaccgtagccaactccggtagcatccgacacgatacagagtgctgcagcactcaaacgctctaaaactgtttataatctaacgcttagttaatgtttagtattataccacagttagttccgaccctacaatgtgattggctgagaggcgatctaggagtgccaatattgcacgttatagcactgtaaccgaagctcttcatgtattactccgccacatacaggtaacctagcaacgaagcagcgtttacaagccaaacgcgcaactacaaacaagcagcaacattatcaaaatgaattacagagagttcgttaaatctattggcttcgaaagcatttgtttcgatctgaaactggaggatgaagctataaatgaccagcctcatttctccaatgagccaaggtttgtcacgcttacaaacaatgatttggatgagctggaaaagcagagaaacgaagttaataccgtaaaacaaacgtcctgggctcttaatgtatttacatcctggttaaagagcaacgacattgcagtcgattttagtattttaataaatacaactttatcaacagttgtttttgtgtatatttacctctataatatttattgggtatgGCTGtcccagtgttgtgtaagtttaggcccattcacaccctacggtaattacggatacggaccctttcgtccggttccggaggtcgtttcatccgtcagtgggtccgttgccagagcgcttacgaatccgtagtaacggagcaatataaaccgcaaatcagggggcagtagagagtcagaagcatcgggcgtacaccaattcgggaaaatcaatgaagaagagtactggactttaaaaaatgacgctcgagttagaagagaaactttgcgagttggttagaggctacattctgctacggtgccaggtcatcgcgataaacagcgatgcaaaaacagctgggaggagattgctggtgcgctggtgccggaaatttgactatactgccctctagaggatgtattaaaaaaaatcataacaacgttggaaacggaaagaggtatagtggccccctacggaggctacgtttggtacggacggacgaaattcgtccgtgtccggaggtataaagcaggcttttagcagcgagccattgaatagaactattttaactggcggagtgtttttaaccaaacaggtcgtattttctcgtcctctttaactcaaaatctttcaataaacagcgataatggaactgtggtataatcgcaataatacactcgaggttcgtgctataacgggtaatatcggcactgctgtgctgatctacggcactcggcctgcggcctcgtgcctacgaccgcagcacagcagtgccgatattacccgttatagcactccctctcgtgtattattgcgtcattagaatatatattttgtacaatatcgcttatgaaaaattatccattgttactcacagtacgtagaatcgcgtcgtagccggtgt encodes:
- the LOC143512174 gene encoding ubiquitin-conjugating enzyme E2 E3-like, whose product is MTSVCHDPCLCRSCLSCSSNDIDPLTRLCVCVCYSAGPKGDNIYEWRSTILGPPGSVYEGGVFFLDITFSSDYPFKPPKVTFRTRIYHCNINSQGVICLDILKDNWSPALTISKVLLSICSLLTDCNPADPLVGSIATQYLTNRAEHDRIARQWTKRYAT